One stretch of Tachysurus fulvidraco isolate hzauxx_2018 chromosome 12, HZAU_PFXX_2.0, whole genome shotgun sequence DNA includes these proteins:
- the LOC113659516 gene encoding protein max isoform X4 — MRALCVVVQSRVSRLLESLLSHSGAVVFAVCPEYKCYFRRVQRMSDNDDIEVDSDEESSRFHPVADKRAHHNALERKRRDHIKDSFHSLRDSVPSLQGEKVGGRFSASRAQILDKATEYIQYMRRKNHTHQQDIDDLKKQNALLEQQVRALEKAKGNTQLQASYSSDSSLYTNPKGSAVSAFDGGSDSSSESEPEEPPTRKKLRVEPS; from the exons ATGCGCGCGTTGTGCGTCGTCGTTCAGTCACGTGTTTCACGTCTACTCGAGTCCCTCTTGTCTCACAGTGGTGCTGTGGTGTTTGCAGTCTGCCCGGAATATAAGTGCTATTTCCGTCGAGTACAGAGAATGAGTGATAACGACGACATCGAAGTCGACAGTGAT gaagaGTCGTCGAGATTTCACCCAGTG gCAGACAAACGGGCACACCACAACGCACTGGAGCGCAAACGCAGGGACCACATCAAAGACAGCTTTCACAGTTTACGTGACTCTGTGCCTTCTTTACAAGGAGAGAAGGTTGGAGGACGTTTCTCA GCTTCCCGAGCTCAGATTCTAGACAAAGCCACAGAATATATCCAGTATATGCGCCGCAAGAACCACACGCACCAACAGGACATCGATGACCTGAAGAAACAGAATGCTTTGCTGGAGCAGCAGG TTCGTGCTCTAGAGAAGGCCAAGGGTAACACGCAGCTGCAGGCCAGCTACTCATCAGACAGCAGCTTGTACACCAATCCCAAAGGCAGTGCCGTGTCAGCCTTCGACGGTGGCTCCGATTCCAGCTCCGAGTCCGAGCCTGAAGAGCCGCCTACCAGGAAGAAGTTGCGCGTGGAGCCCAGCTAG
- the LOC113659516 gene encoding protein max isoform X3 — MSDNDDIEVDSDEESSRFHPVADKRAHHNALERKRRDHIKDSFHSLRDSVPSLQGEKNFVKQASRAQILDKATEYIQYMRRKNHTHQQDIDDLKKQNALLEQQGKFRALEKAKGNTQLQASYSSDSSLYTNPKGSAVSAFDGGSDSSSESEPEEPPTRKKLRVEPS, encoded by the exons ATGAGTGATAACGACGACATCGAAGTCGACAGTGAT gaagaGTCGTCGAGATTTCACCCAGTG gCAGACAAACGGGCACACCACAACGCACTGGAGCGCAAACGCAGGGACCACATCAAAGACAGCTTTCACAGTTTACGTGACTCTGTGCCTTCTTTACAAGGAGAGAAG AACTTTGTCAAACAGGCTTCCCGAGCTCAGATTCTAGACAAAGCCACAGAATATATCCAGTATATGCGCCGCAAGAACCACACGCACCAACAGGACATCGATGACCTGAAGAAACAGAATGCTTTGCTGGAGCAGCAGGGTAAGT TTCGTGCTCTAGAGAAGGCCAAGGGTAACACGCAGCTGCAGGCCAGCTACTCATCAGACAGCAGCTTGTACACCAATCCCAAAGGCAGTGCCGTGTCAGCCTTCGACGGTGGCTCCGATTCCAGCTCCGAGTCCGAGCCTGAAGAGCCGCCTACCAGGAAGAAGTTGCGCGTGGAGCCCAGCTAG
- the LOC113659516 gene encoding protein max isoform X2 yields the protein MSDNDDIEVDSDEESSRFHPVADKRAHHNALERKRRDHIKDSFHSLRDSVPSLQGEKVGGRFSASRAQILDKATEYIQYMRRKNHTHQQDIDDLKKQNALLEQQGKFRALEKAKGNTQLQASYSSDSSLYTNPKGSAVSAFDGGSDSSSESEPEEPPTRKKLRVEPS from the exons ATGAGTGATAACGACGACATCGAAGTCGACAGTGAT gaagaGTCGTCGAGATTTCACCCAGTG gCAGACAAACGGGCACACCACAACGCACTGGAGCGCAAACGCAGGGACCACATCAAAGACAGCTTTCACAGTTTACGTGACTCTGTGCCTTCTTTACAAGGAGAGAAGGTTGGAGGACGTTTCTCA GCTTCCCGAGCTCAGATTCTAGACAAAGCCACAGAATATATCCAGTATATGCGCCGCAAGAACCACACGCACCAACAGGACATCGATGACCTGAAGAAACAGAATGCTTTGCTGGAGCAGCAGGGTAAGT TTCGTGCTCTAGAGAAGGCCAAGGGTAACACGCAGCTGCAGGCCAGCTACTCATCAGACAGCAGCTTGTACACCAATCCCAAAGGCAGTGCCGTGTCAGCCTTCGACGGTGGCTCCGATTCCAGCTCCGAGTCCGAGCCTGAAGAGCCGCCTACCAGGAAGAAGTTGCGCGTGGAGCCCAGCTAG
- the LOC113659516 gene encoding protein max isoform X6 — protein MSDNDDIEVDSDEESSRFHPVADKRAHHNALERKRRDHIKDSFHSLRDSVPSLQGEKASRAQILDKATEYIQYMRRKNHTHQQDIDDLKKQNALLEQQGKFRALEKAKGNTQLQASYSSDSSLYTNPKGSAVSAFDGGSDSSSESEPEEPPTRKKLRVEPS, from the exons ATGAGTGATAACGACGACATCGAAGTCGACAGTGAT gaagaGTCGTCGAGATTTCACCCAGTG gCAGACAAACGGGCACACCACAACGCACTGGAGCGCAAACGCAGGGACCACATCAAAGACAGCTTTCACAGTTTACGTGACTCTGTGCCTTCTTTACAAGGAGAGAAG GCTTCCCGAGCTCAGATTCTAGACAAAGCCACAGAATATATCCAGTATATGCGCCGCAAGAACCACACGCACCAACAGGACATCGATGACCTGAAGAAACAGAATGCTTTGCTGGAGCAGCAGGGTAAGT TTCGTGCTCTAGAGAAGGCCAAGGGTAACACGCAGCTGCAGGCCAGCTACTCATCAGACAGCAGCTTGTACACCAATCCCAAAGGCAGTGCCGTGTCAGCCTTCGACGGTGGCTCCGATTCCAGCTCCGAGTCCGAGCCTGAAGAGCCGCCTACCAGGAAGAAGTTGCGCGTGGAGCCCAGCTAG
- the LOC113659516 gene encoding protein max isoform X1: MSDNDDIEVDSDEESSRFHPVADKRAHHNALERKRRDHIKDSFHSLRDSVPSLQGEKVGGRFSNFVKQASRAQILDKATEYIQYMRRKNHTHQQDIDDLKKQNALLEQQVRALEKAKGNTQLQASYSSDSSLYTNPKGSAVSAFDGGSDSSSESEPEEPPTRKKLRVEPS, from the exons ATGAGTGATAACGACGACATCGAAGTCGACAGTGAT gaagaGTCGTCGAGATTTCACCCAGTG gCAGACAAACGGGCACACCACAACGCACTGGAGCGCAAACGCAGGGACCACATCAAAGACAGCTTTCACAGTTTACGTGACTCTGTGCCTTCTTTACAAGGAGAGAAGGTTGGAGGACGTTTCTCA AACTTTGTCAAACAGGCTTCCCGAGCTCAGATTCTAGACAAAGCCACAGAATATATCCAGTATATGCGCCGCAAGAACCACACGCACCAACAGGACATCGATGACCTGAAGAAACAGAATGCTTTGCTGGAGCAGCAGG TTCGTGCTCTAGAGAAGGCCAAGGGTAACACGCAGCTGCAGGCCAGCTACTCATCAGACAGCAGCTTGTACACCAATCCCAAAGGCAGTGCCGTGTCAGCCTTCGACGGTGGCTCCGATTCCAGCTCCGAGTCCGAGCCTGAAGAGCCGCCTACCAGGAAGAAGTTGCGCGTGGAGCCCAGCTAG
- the LOC113659516 gene encoding protein max isoform X5, producing MSDNDDIEVDSDEESSRFHPVADKRAHHNALERKRRDHIKDSFHSLRDSVPSLQGEKNFVKQASRAQILDKATEYIQYMRRKNHTHQQDIDDLKKQNALLEQQVRALEKAKGNTQLQASYSSDSSLYTNPKGSAVSAFDGGSDSSSESEPEEPPTRKKLRVEPS from the exons ATGAGTGATAACGACGACATCGAAGTCGACAGTGAT gaagaGTCGTCGAGATTTCACCCAGTG gCAGACAAACGGGCACACCACAACGCACTGGAGCGCAAACGCAGGGACCACATCAAAGACAGCTTTCACAGTTTACGTGACTCTGTGCCTTCTTTACAAGGAGAGAAG AACTTTGTCAAACAGGCTTCCCGAGCTCAGATTCTAGACAAAGCCACAGAATATATCCAGTATATGCGCCGCAAGAACCACACGCACCAACAGGACATCGATGACCTGAAGAAACAGAATGCTTTGCTGGAGCAGCAGG TTCGTGCTCTAGAGAAGGCCAAGGGTAACACGCAGCTGCAGGCCAGCTACTCATCAGACAGCAGCTTGTACACCAATCCCAAAGGCAGTGCCGTGTCAGCCTTCGACGGTGGCTCCGATTCCAGCTCCGAGTCCGAGCCTGAAGAGCCGCCTACCAGGAAGAAGTTGCGCGTGGAGCCCAGCTAG
- the LOC113659516 gene encoding protein max isoform X7, which produces MSDNDDIEVDSDEESSRFHPVADKRAHHNALERKRRDHIKDSFHSLRDSVPSLQGEKASRAQILDKATEYIQYMRRKNHTHQQDIDDLKKQNALLEQQVRALEKAKGNTQLQASYSSDSSLYTNPKGSAVSAFDGGSDSSSESEPEEPPTRKKLRVEPS; this is translated from the exons ATGAGTGATAACGACGACATCGAAGTCGACAGTGAT gaagaGTCGTCGAGATTTCACCCAGTG gCAGACAAACGGGCACACCACAACGCACTGGAGCGCAAACGCAGGGACCACATCAAAGACAGCTTTCACAGTTTACGTGACTCTGTGCCTTCTTTACAAGGAGAGAAG GCTTCCCGAGCTCAGATTCTAGACAAAGCCACAGAATATATCCAGTATATGCGCCGCAAGAACCACACGCACCAACAGGACATCGATGACCTGAAGAAACAGAATGCTTTGCTGGAGCAGCAGG TTCGTGCTCTAGAGAAGGCCAAGGGTAACACGCAGCTGCAGGCCAGCTACTCATCAGACAGCAGCTTGTACACCAATCCCAAAGGCAGTGCCGTGTCAGCCTTCGACGGTGGCTCCGATTCCAGCTCCGAGTCCGAGCCTGAAGAGCCGCCTACCAGGAAGAAGTTGCGCGTGGAGCCCAGCTAG